From a region of the Canis lupus dingo isolate Sandy chromosome 5, ASM325472v2, whole genome shotgun sequence genome:
- the LOC112646521 gene encoding dipeptidase 3 isoform X3, with translation MRPLRPQATPALRQRPPLRLLLLLSLLRWPVPRAQATPAPPSSPSLRERARALMRDFPLVDGHNHLPQLLRQLFQNRLQDVNLRNFSRGQTSLDKLKDGLVGAQFWSAYAPCQTQDQDALRLTLEQIDLIHRMCTSYSELDLVTSAAGLNSTRKLACLIGVEGGHSLDSSLSVLRGFYLLGVRYLTLTFTCSTPWAESSTKFKHHFYTNVSGLTSFGEKVVGEMNRLGMMVDLSCASDTLVRQVLKMSKAPVIFSHSAARAVCNSLLNVPDDILQLLKKNGGIVMVTLSMGVLQCNLFANTSTVADHFDHIRAVIGAEFIGIGGNYDGSGRFPQGLEDVSTYPVLIEELLSRGWSEEELQGVLRGNLLRVFRQVEQVREENSGQNPVEAEFPDRQVVTCHSHLLSQPQSEHLATHLEVIQGPINQVLQRPLKASPYFVLGLMAAATFSILILCLW, from the exons ATGCGGCCCCTGCGCCCGCAGGCCACCCCCGCGCTCCGCCAGCGACCTCCGCTGCgtctcctgctcctgctgtccCTGCTGCGGTGGCCCGTGCCCCGCGCCCAGGCCACGCCCGCCCCGCCCAGCTCCCCCAGTCTGCGGGAGCGCGCGCGGGCCCTGATGCGGGACTTCCCTCTCGTGGACGG CCACAACCATTTGCCCCAGCTCCTGAGACAGCTTTTCCAGAACAGGCTGCAAGATGTTAACCTGCGCAATTTCAGTCGTGGTCAGACCAGCTTGGACAAGCTTAAGGATGGCCTCGTGGGTGCCCAG TTCTGGTCAGCCTATGCCCCATGTCAGACCCAGGACCAGGATGCCCTGCGCCTCACCCTGGAGCAAATTGACCTCATTCATCGCATGTGTACCTCCTACTCTGAACTGGATCTTGTGACCTCAGCAGCAG GTCTGAACAGCACTCGAAAACTGGCCTGCCTCATTGGCGTGGAGGGTGGTCACTCACTGGATAGCAGCCTCTCCGTGCTGCGTGGTTTCTATCTGCTGGGAGTACGCTACCTGACACTCACCTTCACCTGCAGCACACCCTG GGCAGAAAGTTCCACCAAGTTTAAACACCACTTCTACACCAACGTCAGTGGGTTGACGAGCTTTGGCGAG AAGGTGGTAGGGGAAATGAACCGACTAGGCATGATGGTGGACTTGTCCTGTGCGTCAGACACCTTGGTACGACAAGTGCTGAAGATGTCAAAGGCTCCCGTGATCTTCTCCCACTCAGCTGCCAGGGCCGTGTGCAACAGTTTGCTGAATGTTCCCGATGACATCCTGCAACTTCTT AAGAAGAATGGTGGCATTGTGATGGTGACGCTGTCCATGGGGGTGCTTCAGTGTAACCTGTTTGCTAATACGTCCACCGTGGCAG ATCACTTTGACCATATTAGAGCAGTCATTGGAGCAGAGTTCATCGGAATTGGTGGGAATTATGATGGGTCTGGACG GTTCCCTCAGGGGCTGGAGGACGTGTCCACGTACCCAGTGCTGATAGAGGAGTTGCTGAGTCGTGGCTGGAGTGAGGAAGAGCTCCAAGGTGTTCTTCGTGGAAACCTGCTGCGGGTCTTCAGACAGGTGGAACAA GTGAGAGAGGAGAACAGTGGGCAGAACCCTGTGGAGGCAGAGTTTCCAGACAGGCAGGTGGTCACTTGCCACTCCCACCTCCTGTCTCAGCCTCAGAGTGAACATCTGGCCACACATCTGGAGGTGATCCAGGGGCCAATCAACCAGGTCCTCCAGAGGCCCTTGAAAGCCTCCCCATACTTTGTTCTAGGCCTCATGGCTGCTGCCACATTCTCAAtcctcattctgtgtctctggTGA